One genomic region from Reichenbachiella ulvae encodes:
- a CDS encoding NTP transferase domain-containing protein, whose product MTKKHQKHAKIAKPNFGEFARNEFSILGTPCGEIKKIANIISQSLSSDYKIAYADADHKSADDQSNLTGSTLAKGNTMEYVDKIDFHRFDHQGEMNPWLFRPYFDQMDLVIVNGNHFPAKQQIVVLDPKKPLEKKLHKLTHVALILTTESQTAIPDYLKEHLSKQEEDVPCHSLADEKALIDWVKHYLSSSMALINGLVLAGGKSERMQKDKTLIAYHGKAQKEHMYDLLSQLSQETYYSIREDQEENEACIKDSFVGLGPYGAILSAFRSNPNRAWLVTASDQPFLDESVLELLISKRNPSKVATAFYNPETDFPEPLITIWEPRAYPLLLQFLSQGYSCPRKVLINTDIELVKLEDASVLRNVNTPEEYEQAVKEIG is encoded by the coding sequence ATGACTAAAAAACATCAAAAGCACGCCAAAATCGCCAAGCCAAATTTTGGAGAGTTCGCCAGAAACGAATTTTCCATCCTAGGCACTCCATGTGGAGAAATCAAGAAAATTGCGAACATAATTAGTCAATCACTATCCTCAGATTACAAAATCGCCTATGCGGATGCAGACCACAAAAGTGCAGATGATCAAAGCAATTTGACAGGCAGCACACTGGCTAAAGGCAATACCATGGAATATGTCGACAAGATTGATTTCCATCGTTTTGATCATCAGGGGGAGATGAATCCCTGGTTGTTCAGGCCTTATTTTGATCAGATGGATCTGGTCATCGTCAATGGCAATCACTTCCCAGCTAAACAGCAAATTGTAGTTTTGGATCCCAAAAAGCCACTGGAGAAGAAGCTTCACAAACTGACCCATGTCGCTTTGATCCTGACCACCGAAAGCCAGACAGCCATCCCTGATTATCTCAAAGAGCATCTATCAAAGCAAGAGGAAGACGTCCCATGTCATTCTCTCGCAGACGAGAAGGCACTCATCGACTGGGTTAAACACTACCTAAGTTCTAGTATGGCTCTTATCAATGGGCTGGTACTGGCCGGAGGTAAAAGTGAGCGTATGCAAAAGGACAAAACCCTGATAGCATACCATGGCAAGGCGCAGAAAGAACACATGTACGATCTGCTATCACAATTATCCCAGGAGACCTACTATTCTATAAGGGAGGATCAGGAAGAAAACGAGGCCTGCATCAAGGATAGCTTTGTAGGATTGGGGCCGTATGGTGCCATCTTATCGGCCTTTCGCAGCAACCCTAATCGCGCCTGGCTGGTAACTGCCAGCGACCAACCTTTTTTGGACGAATCGGTTCTGGAGCTTTTGATATCGAAGCGTAACCCCTCGAAAGTAGCCACAGCGTTTTACAATCCGGAGACGGATTTTCCAGAGCCATTGATCACAATCTGGGAACCAAGAGCTTATCCCTTGTTGCTACAGTTCTTGAGTCAAGGATACTCCTGCCCAAGAAAGGTACTAATCAACACGGATATCGAATTGGTAAAGCTGGAAGACGCCTCTGTGCTCAGAAATGTAAATACCCCAGAGGAGTATGAACAAGCGGTGAAGGAGATTGGGTAA
- a CDS encoding molybdopterin molybdotransferase MoeA, whose translation MISVEEARNIIHSVAVDWGKEEVELHESIGRVLAEEVGADRDFPPFDRVTMDGVAIRSEDYNRGQRRFECVGEQYAGESALAVQEANTCIEIMTGAILGEGVDVVVRYEDVEFVEEEGRRFAVLPELEIPAYKNVHLQGSDHQKGEVLLKEGAIIHAGTVAILATVGMSRVQVKALPKVAVISTGDELVDVNETPKDFQIRKSNVGMIQASLKALNVPCQAFHLMDDKEELRLELSKILRQFDVVLLSGGVSKGKADYLPEILEELGVVKHFHCVAQRPGKPFWFGSIANETVVFAFPGNPISTLACYRYYFLEWMQSQLKESKQMIEAELTEDFSFKPDLGYFLQVEVSCVDGVFLATPKPGNGSGDLANLAEISGFLYLPAGKSVYKKRERYFYFSL comes from the coding sequence ATGATTAGTGTCGAAGAAGCCAGAAATATTATCCATTCGGTTGCGGTAGACTGGGGAAAAGAAGAAGTAGAACTCCATGAGAGCATAGGACGTGTCCTGGCTGAAGAGGTTGGTGCAGACAGAGATTTTCCGCCTTTTGATCGTGTGACCATGGATGGTGTTGCGATTCGATCTGAAGATTACAATCGGGGGCAGCGCAGGTTCGAATGTGTAGGCGAGCAATATGCTGGCGAGTCTGCTTTGGCCGTGCAGGAGGCCAATACCTGTATTGAAATCATGACAGGTGCAATCTTAGGGGAAGGTGTAGACGTGGTGGTGAGATACGAAGATGTTGAGTTCGTCGAGGAGGAAGGGAGGCGTTTCGCGGTTCTTCCGGAATTGGAGATACCTGCATATAAAAATGTTCACCTTCAGGGATCGGATCACCAAAAAGGGGAGGTGCTGCTGAAGGAGGGTGCCATCATACACGCAGGCACTGTAGCGATACTGGCGACTGTAGGCATGTCCCGAGTGCAAGTGAAAGCCTTGCCCAAAGTAGCCGTGATATCTACGGGGGATGAGTTGGTGGATGTAAACGAAACGCCAAAAGATTTCCAGATCAGAAAGTCCAATGTTGGGATGATTCAAGCATCACTAAAGGCGTTGAATGTGCCTTGTCAGGCGTTTCATTTGATGGATGATAAAGAAGAGTTGAGATTGGAACTCAGTAAAATACTGAGACAGTTTGACGTGGTTTTATTAAGTGGGGGCGTGTCTAAAGGTAAGGCAGATTATTTACCTGAAATTTTGGAGGAACTGGGAGTGGTCAAGCACTTTCACTGTGTGGCTCAGCGACCGGGTAAGCCCTTTTGGTTTGGCTCTATTGCAAACGAAACAGTCGTTTTTGCCTTTCCAGGTAATCCGATTTCTACTCTTGCCTGTTACCGTTATTATTTTTTAGAGTGGATGCAGTCGCAGTTGAAAGAGAGTAAGCAGATGATAGAAGCGGAGTTGACTGAGGATTTTTCTTTTAAACCTGATTTGGGGTATTTCTTGCAAGTAGAGGTGAGCTGTGTCGATGGTGTATTCCTCGCTACTCCAAAGCCAGGGAATGGTTCGGGGGATTTAGCTAATCTGGCTGAGATCAGTGGTTTTTTGTATTTGCCAGCTGGTAAGTCTGTTTATAAAAAAAGGGAAAGATATTTCTATTTTTCCCTTTAA
- the moaC gene encoding cyclic pyranopterin monophosphate synthase MoaC — translation MAESNPQGLSHIDKNNDPAMVDVSDKSITKRSATARSKVQVSDEILALFKDGDIQSKKGPVFQTAIIAGTMAAKKTGELIPLCHPIGLDACDIDIQVQEKEIIIKCTCRIASRTGVEMEALTGASVAALTIYDMCKALSHNIVISETRLLEKTGGKKDFFHHD, via the coding sequence ATGGCTGAATCGAATCCACAAGGACTTTCTCACATCGACAAAAACAATGACCCAGCGATGGTAGATGTATCTGACAAAAGCATCACCAAACGCAGTGCAACCGCCAGATCTAAGGTGCAGGTGAGCGATGAAATTCTGGCCTTGTTCAAAGACGGCGACATTCAATCCAAAAAAGGACCAGTCTTTCAAACAGCCATCATTGCGGGTACCATGGCAGCCAAAAAAACCGGCGAATTGATCCCGCTATGCCACCCTATTGGGCTGGATGCCTGCGATATAGACATTCAGGTTCAGGAGAAGGAGATCATCATCAAATGTACCTGCCGGATCGCCTCTCGTACTGGTGTGGAAATGGAAGCACTGACGGGGGCCAGTGTAGCTGCCCTTACCATCTACGACATGTGCAAAGCGCTCTCTCACAACATCGTAATCTCGGAGACACGACTATTAGAAAAAACTGGAGGCAAAAAAGACTTTTTTCATCATGACTAA